In one Chlamydia sp. BM-2023 genomic region, the following are encoded:
- a CDS encoding YbjN domain-containing protein, with amino-acid sequence MTTWSLNQNNLSHFLKNAGLEPLLERESGLTYINIQAEDHELPLFFVIRNEGEILQLICYFPYQLHDNQKESTARLLHLLNRDLDTPGFGMDEEQGLIFYRLVIPCLNGEIHEKLLRIYIDTIKLVCDSFSHAIGLISSGNMNLDELKKQARKENKE; translated from the coding sequence ATGACTACGTGGTCGTTAAATCAAAATAATTTATCACATTTTCTCAAAAATGCAGGATTAGAACCTCTACTAGAAAGAGAAAGCGGGTTAACTTATATTAATATTCAAGCTGAGGATCATGAACTTCCTTTATTTTTCGTAATTCGTAATGAGGGGGAAATTCTTCAGCTAATTTGCTATTTTCCTTATCAACTACACGACAATCAAAAGGAATCTACAGCTCGACTACTTCACCTACTCAATAGGGATCTCGACACACCTGGATTTGGAATGGACGAAGAACAAGGATTGATTTTCTATCGTCTGGTTATTCCCTGTCTAAATGGAGAAATTCATGAGAAGTTACTACGTATATATATCGACACAATTAAGTTAGTTTGTGATAGTTTTTCACATGCTATAGGCTTGATCTCATCAGGAAATATGAACCTCGATGAATTAAAAAAACAAGCTAGAAAGGAAAACAAAGAATAA
- a CDS encoding FliO/MopB family protein — MPYKIFSYLATCAEDLALADNSSEQMNLQGMFPENMKLEMFKMLGSLILLLTLFGVGVWAFKKFLKSKGQSFGNHSTIKILDRRSLNPKTCIYIIRVVNKILVIAEAGEKVTLLSEFPPDTDINELLQKNEKKGSLSTSDFLSKSIRKFQKNKNVSTGQVSNLTSKEF; from the coding sequence ATGCCTTATAAAATTTTTTCTTATCTCGCTACCTGTGCAGAGGACTTGGCTCTAGCAGACAACTCTAGTGAGCAGATGAACCTTCAAGGAATGTTTCCAGAAAATATGAAACTGGAAATGTTCAAAATGCTTGGCTCCCTGATATTACTTCTTACGTTATTTGGAGTAGGTGTTTGGGCATTTAAAAAATTTCTAAAATCTAAAGGCCAAAGTTTTGGAAACCACTCAACAATAAAGATTCTTGATAGACGTTCTTTAAATCCAAAAACTTGTATCTACATCATTCGTGTAGTAAATAAAATTCTTGTCATTGCGGAAGCAGGTGAAAAAGTTACCCTACTTTCAGAATTTCCTCCCGATACAGATATTAACGAACTCCTGCAAAAAAATGAGAAAAAAGGATCTTTGTCTACTTCGGATTTTCTTAGTAAGAGCATACGAAAATTTCAGAAGAATAAAAATGTGAGCACCGGACAAGTTTCTAATCTTACTAGCAAAGAATTTTAA
- a CDS encoding HAD family hydrolase has translation MEKLLITDIDGTITHLAHELPFEVSQALTRLYHSGWKLFFLTGRYFSYANRILKDLEVPYLLGCQNGACVWSSEEDKFLYFQSIPNEILYTLQGYLEDSEVIFCVESGAMNQDQYYRSSFCRSEKDLLRHLDPVYFPNPQERARLRETKNIAQDYPYEMFAVAKIFGKKSDVEEVQKRIQDSKELMSNLTITFMRWPFDFNYAILFMTDKSVSKGLAVDRIVDLLYDGNKPFIMASGDDANDICLIERGDFKIVMNSAPEHMHGFADFLASPAKELGILQAWEAGAEEYLRIKSS, from the coding sequence ATGGAAAAACTATTAATTACCGATATCGATGGTACGATTACCCACCTAGCTCATGAATTGCCCTTTGAAGTTTCCCAGGCTTTAACGCGGTTGTACCATTCTGGATGGAAATTATTCTTTTTGACAGGGAGGTATTTTTCTTATGCGAATCGCATACTTAAAGATCTTGAGGTTCCCTATTTACTCGGTTGTCAAAACGGCGCTTGTGTATGGTCTTCTGAAGAGGATAAGTTTCTCTATTTTCAAAGTATTCCTAACGAGATTTTATATACCTTACAAGGGTATTTAGAAGATAGTGAGGTGATTTTTTGCGTGGAATCTGGCGCTATGAATCAGGATCAATACTATCGTTCGTCTTTTTGCCGCAGTGAAAAAGATTTACTCCGCCATTTAGATCCTGTGTATTTTCCTAATCCTCAAGAGAGGGCAAGGCTTAGAGAAACCAAAAACATCGCTCAAGATTATCCTTATGAAATGTTTGCTGTGGCAAAAATTTTCGGAAAGAAAAGTGACGTAGAGGAGGTTCAGAAAAGAATCCAGGATTCTAAAGAACTCATGTCAAATTTGACGATTACGTTTATGCGTTGGCCATTTGATTTTAACTACGCGATTTTATTTATGACGGATAAGTCTGTATCTAAGGGGCTTGCTGTTGATCGTATAGTGGACTTGCTTTACGATGGTAATAAACCATTTATCATGGCTTCTGGGGATGATGCTAACGATATTTGTTTGATAGAGCGTGGGGATTTTAAGATTGTCATGAACTCTGCTCCTGAGCATATGCATGGTTTCGCAGACTTTCTTGCCTCCCCTGCTAAAGAATTAGGCATTCTTCAAGCGTGGGAGGCTGGAGCAGAGGAGTATCTCAGAATTAAGAGTTCTTAG
- a CDS encoding enoyl-[acyl-carrier-protein] reductase, with amino-acid sequence MLNIDLTGKIAFIAGIGDDQGYGWGIAKVLAEAGATIIIGTWVPIYKIFSQSWDLGKFDESRKLSNGDLLEIAKVYPMDASFDKPEDVPQDIAENKRYKDISGYTISEVVQQVTKDFGKIDILVHSLANSPEISKPLLETSRKGYLSALGTSSYSLVSLLAHFGPIMNPGSSSISLTYLASSRAVPGYGGGMSAAKAALESDTKMLAWEAGRKWGIRVNTISAGPLASRAGKAIGFIEQMVDYYLDWAPIPEPMTTAQVGAAAAFLASPLAQAITGETLYVDHGANIMGIGPEMLPKNS; translated from the coding sequence ATGTTAAATATCGATTTAACTGGCAAGATAGCTTTTATAGCAGGCATTGGCGATGACCAAGGCTATGGCTGGGGGATCGCTAAGGTACTAGCAGAAGCTGGAGCTACTATTATCATAGGGACTTGGGTGCCTATTTATAAGATCTTTTCTCAATCCTGGGATTTAGGAAAATTTGATGAATCACGAAAATTATCCAACGGAGATCTTCTAGAAATTGCTAAGGTCTATCCCATGGATGCAAGTTTTGATAAACCTGAGGATGTCCCTCAAGATATTGCAGAAAACAAACGCTACAAGGATATTTCAGGATACACGATTTCTGAGGTAGTCCAACAGGTAACTAAAGATTTCGGAAAAATTGATATTTTAGTTCACTCGCTAGCTAATAGCCCTGAAATTTCTAAACCCCTTTTAGAAACATCACGTAAAGGGTATCTATCAGCATTAGGGACATCAAGCTACTCCCTCGTTAGCTTACTGGCACATTTCGGGCCGATTATGAATCCCGGTAGTAGTAGTATCTCCCTAACTTATTTAGCTTCGTCACGTGCTGTTCCCGGATATGGCGGCGGTATGAGCGCAGCAAAAGCAGCGTTAGAAAGTGATACAAAAATGCTCGCTTGGGAAGCAGGAAGAAAATGGGGAATTCGCGTAAATACCATTTCTGCAGGTCCTCTAGCTAGCCGCGCCGGAAAAGCTATCGGTTTTATCGAGCAGATGGTCGATTATTATCTAGACTGGGCTCCCATTCCAGAGCCTATGACTACAGCTCAAGTAGGCGCTGCCGCAGCGTTTCTAGCTTCTCCCCTAGCACAAGCTATTACAGGAGAAACTCTCTACGTGGATCACGGAGCGAATATCATGGGAATTGGCCCTGAAATGCTACCTAAGAACTCTTAA
- a CDS encoding RluA family pseudouridine synthase, producing MKEFTWVVDHIERLSSFLRSQLPEYEKQAILDSVRYHGCRINGRLERFESYKVQPGDRVTLTLQIKSEPKILLDDPQFCIYDKPSHLSTEVLAKTTGLNIVHRLDRDTTGCILFAKNSDSAYALSQLFKKRKIHKQYTALVFGHPKKSSGQLISYTGPKSRRCGAVIFGNTDKARGKLTITQWSVICSYKNYTLMRCEPITGRTHQIRLHMQMLGHPVVGDVDYGTHYQPQNVSRPLLHAHALSFISPFSNKNIEVVASSAGDPREVAPHLLVN from the coding sequence ATGAAAGAATTCACATGGGTTGTTGATCATATAGAAAGGTTATCATCTTTCTTACGTTCTCAATTACCTGAATATGAAAAACAAGCCATTCTTGATTCAGTACGTTATCACGGTTGTCGGATAAACGGTCGTTTGGAAAGATTTGAGTCTTACAAAGTTCAGCCTGGAGATCGCGTTACCCTAACTCTGCAAATAAAATCAGAGCCGAAAATTCTTTTGGATGACCCTCAGTTCTGTATTTATGACAAGCCTTCGCATCTCTCTACGGAAGTATTAGCGAAAACAACAGGTCTTAATATTGTTCACAGGTTAGATAGAGATACAACAGGATGTATCTTATTTGCTAAAAATTCTGATTCTGCTTACGCCCTCTCACAATTATTCAAGAAACGAAAAATACATAAACAGTATACAGCTTTAGTTTTTGGCCATCCAAAAAAATCTTCAGGACAGTTAATTTCTTATACAGGTCCTAAGTCACGACGTTGCGGAGCTGTAATTTTTGGAAATACGGATAAAGCTCGTGGTAAGCTAACTATTACGCAATGGTCTGTCATTTGTTCTTATAAAAACTACACCCTTATGCGTTGCGAACCCATTACAGGAAGAACACATCAAATTCGCCTACACATGCAGATGCTCGGACACCCTGTTGTTGGTGATGTAGATTATGGAACACACTATCAGCCTCAAAACGTATCCCGTCCGTTGCTTCACGCACACGCCCTATCATTTATATCCCCGTTCTCTAATAAAAATATAGAAGTAGTAGCATCTTCTGCAGGGGACCCTAGAGAAGTAGCCCCCCACCTACTTGTTAATTAA
- the mutY gene encoding A/G-specific adenine glycosylase has translation MAKIAFSERAKRFPTEKLKKWFTKNKRSFPWRDNPSPYHVWVSEVMLQQTRAEVVVKYFLEWMQKFPTIESLAVANEEDVVKIWEGLGYYTRARNLLHGARMVMSQFGGELPDNHLDLMQIKGLGPYTVHAILAFAFKRRTAAVDGNVLRVISRIFLIEASIDLESTKTWISRITQSILPSKDPQVFSEALIELGACICTRSPKCDICPMRKVCGAVNEGKQRLLPIRHARKKIVTLFRWVAIIFYKEFIVLEHRKPEEMMAGLYEFPYIEIESLEDLKDMNSLTKEMENIIGSSLVFSGELEEQRHAFTHYKVRLLPKIFYAKFRPKSENLYPLDAIDSLPFSSGHRKIKSWVLENIHTVVHSEFAEV, from the coding sequence ATGGCAAAGATAGCTTTTTCTGAAAGAGCAAAGAGATTTCCTACTGAAAAATTAAAGAAATGGTTTACCAAAAATAAACGTAGCTTCCCTTGGAGAGACAATCCCTCTCCTTATCACGTTTGGGTTTCCGAAGTTATGCTGCAGCAAACACGAGCGGAAGTTGTTGTAAAATATTTTCTTGAGTGGATGCAAAAATTTCCTACGATAGAATCCTTAGCGGTAGCTAATGAGGAGGATGTTGTAAAAATTTGGGAGGGGCTTGGTTATTACACAAGGGCGAGAAACCTTTTGCATGGTGCCCGAATGGTAATGAGTCAGTTTGGAGGAGAGCTTCCCGATAATCATTTAGATTTGATGCAGATAAAGGGTTTAGGGCCCTATACAGTGCATGCAATTTTAGCTTTTGCTTTTAAGAGACGAACAGCGGCTGTTGATGGTAATGTTTTACGTGTGATAAGTAGGATTTTTTTGATAGAAGCTTCTATAGATTTAGAATCTACAAAAACATGGATATCCCGCATTACCCAGTCGATTTTACCCTCTAAAGACCCGCAAGTTTTCTCAGAAGCTTTGATAGAACTTGGCGCATGTATATGCACGCGTTCTCCTAAATGTGACATATGCCCAATGCGAAAAGTTTGCGGAGCAGTTAATGAAGGTAAGCAGAGGCTTCTTCCTATACGTCATGCTAGAAAAAAAATAGTAACCTTATTTCGTTGGGTCGCGATTATTTTTTATAAGGAATTCATTGTTCTTGAACACAGGAAACCCGAAGAAATGATGGCTGGTTTATATGAATTTCCTTACATAGAGATTGAATCACTTGAAGATCTTAAAGATATGAATTCTCTGACTAAAGAAATGGAAAATATTATAGGATCTAGCTTGGTTTTTTCAGGAGAGTTGGAGGAGCAGCGCCACGCATTTACCCATTATAAGGTGCGGTTGCTTCCTAAGATTTTTTATGCAAAATTTCGCCCTAAGTCAGAAAATCTTTATCCCCTAGATGCTATAGATTCGTTGCCTTTTTCCTCAGGACATAGAAAAATAAAGTCTTGGGTATTAGAAAATATACATACTGTTGTTCACTCAGAATTTGCCGAGGTTTAA
- a CDS encoding MazG nucleotide pyrophosphohydrolase domain-containing protein: MKDINFPQLIELARKMVMDGVCPWTDQQNFDSLIKCILGECDELSEAVHEGHSTKEITSEAGDVLILILMLCYKLESLGLSTVEGIITEAVSKIRRRAPHVFSSKAISYEEARKAWALGKLQEKSEK, translated from the coding sequence ATGAAAGATATCAATTTCCCCCAGTTAATAGAACTAGCAAGGAAAATGGTCATGGACGGGGTCTGTCCTTGGACAGATCAGCAAAATTTTGATTCTTTAATAAAATGTATCTTAGGGGAGTGTGATGAACTCTCAGAAGCAGTTCATGAAGGACACTCTACTAAGGAAATTACTTCTGAAGCTGGGGATGTCCTTATCCTCATTCTTATGTTATGTTATAAGCTAGAGTCTCTAGGCCTTTCTACTGTCGAGGGAATAATTACCGAAGCGGTTTCTAAGATTCGTCGTCGAGCTCCTCATGTTTTTTCCAGTAAAGCCATTTCTTATGAGGAAGCTCGTAAGGCTTGGGCTCTTGGTAAATTACAAGAAAAAAGTGAAAAATAG
- a CDS encoding type II CAAX endopeptidase family protein: MIRSWLFLLVFLALAAVASRNFFTWPKPAEKTPLRLRHILAGVILLFLPGLLPFITGSHSDVTARSLHGVFLACAFIFYLLSLPIDITRSVIYSGNKPRATCWRAIFSACRMWVIVIPITQIVGLVLSKLLIFIFPVESLQEQTLTQEVQDTLTSTVYDRGFILSVGILIPFAEEIFFRGFLQTFLKNKMNRVYALLYSSVIFALTHVEHSWGSLVFVPILLIFSLCTGFLYEKERHIVAPIVLHMLFNMTNIGMLSV, from the coding sequence ATGATCCGTTCTTGGTTATTTCTTCTTGTATTTCTAGCTCTCGCAGCTGTAGCATCAAGAAACTTTTTTACCTGGCCAAAGCCAGCAGAAAAAACTCCTCTTCGTTTACGTCATATCCTTGCTGGAGTTATACTTCTATTTCTTCCTGGCTTATTACCCTTCATTACGGGGTCTCATTCAGATGTTACCGCACGTTCCCTACATGGGGTATTCTTAGCCTGCGCATTCATCTTTTATCTTCTTAGCCTGCCTATTGATATTACAAGAAGCGTGATCTACTCAGGGAATAAACCCCGAGCGACATGTTGGAGAGCGATATTTTCCGCATGTAGAATGTGGGTAATTGTCATTCCAATCACACAAATCGTAGGTTTAGTACTTAGTAAGCTATTGATATTTATCTTCCCTGTAGAGTCTTTACAAGAACAAACACTTACTCAAGAAGTTCAAGATACACTGACATCTACAGTGTATGACCGCGGGTTTATTTTAAGTGTGGGGATTCTTATTCCCTTTGCTGAGGAGATATTCTTCAGAGGTTTCCTACAAACCTTTTTGAAAAATAAGATGAATAGGGTTTATGCTCTTCTTTATTCTTCAGTAATATTTGCCCTTACGCATGTCGAGCACTCTTGGGGAAGTTTAGTCTTTGTCCCTATATTACTTATTTTTTCTTTATGTACGGGATTTCTCTACGAGAAAGAACGCCATATTGTTGCGCCTATTGTTTTGCACATGTTGTTCAATATGACAAATATTGGAATGCTATCAGTATGA
- a CDS encoding CT253 family lipoprotein — protein sequence MRKLLLLVSCGLLSVNLSSCSLPASGSYHPKLYKSGSKAKGVVAMLPVFYRSGKVSEALPWNLQTEFTQEISKRLHSSEKLYLIKHSASPQIISQFYSPVVPQFSPGAVTEFLPAEFIVATELLEQKSSEDMFGHDSITASVRVRVFDIRHNKVSMIYQEIIESTQPVAIAGSDYHRYGWQTKHFEATPMGLMHHRLFREVVARVEGYVCANYS from the coding sequence ATGCGAAAACTACTTCTACTAGTTTCCTGTGGACTTTTGTCTGTAAACCTATCTAGCTGTTCTCTACCAGCATCCGGAAGCTACCATCCCAAGCTTTACAAATCAGGAAGTAAAGCAAAGGGTGTCGTTGCCATGTTGCCGGTATTTTATCGCTCTGGGAAAGTTTCAGAAGCTCTTCCATGGAACTTACAAACAGAATTCACACAAGAAATTAGCAAGAGACTCCACTCCTCTGAAAAGCTTTATTTAATTAAGCATAGTGCTTCTCCGCAGATTATATCTCAATTTTACTCCCCTGTGGTTCCGCAATTTTCTCCAGGAGCAGTAACAGAATTTCTTCCTGCGGAATTTATCGTAGCTACAGAACTACTAGAACAAAAAAGCTCTGAAGATATGTTCGGTCATGACTCTATAACAGCATCCGTACGTGTTCGCGTTTTTGATATCCGTCATAATAAAGTTTCTATGATCTATCAAGAAATCATTGAATCAACGCAACCTGTTGCTATAGCAGGAAGCGACTATCACCGTTACGGATGGCAAACAAAACATTTCGAAGCAACACCTATGGGTCTTATGCATCACCGTCTATTTCGAGAGGTTGTTGCTAGAGTCGAAGGTTATGTTTGTGCAAATTATTCGTAA
- a CDS encoding protein phosphatase 2C domain-containing protein, with translation MQKTVGFDYFGLSDIGMVRSRNEDFWQVNLFSQVVAIADGMGGCLGGDVASHEAILSLMELIDARQSQLVEFQDDQYRETVKRILSEVNGLIYKHSLMESHLQGMGTTLSFMQFLQDKAWLFHVGDSRIYRLRGGELSCLTEDHSLANQLKNRYRLSKQSDKVYPYRHILTNVLGSRPYVSPDIRDISYEKEDLFVFCSDGLTNMVSDVDIRDILLQPTTLEESGNILISLANSRGGSDNVTVVLVRIQ, from the coding sequence ATGCAAAAGACTGTCGGTTTTGATTATTTTGGACTAAGCGATATCGGGATGGTTCGGTCAAGAAATGAAGATTTTTGGCAGGTAAATCTCTTTTCTCAAGTTGTGGCTATCGCAGATGGTATGGGAGGATGCTTAGGGGGGGATGTGGCTTCTCATGAGGCTATTCTTAGCTTAATGGAGCTTATCGATGCTAGGCAATCTCAACTAGTAGAATTTCAGGATGATCAGTACAGAGAGACCGTAAAGAGAATTCTTTCAGAAGTTAATGGCTTGATTTACAAGCATAGCCTTATGGAGTCGCATCTTCAAGGGATGGGAACAACGCTAAGTTTTATGCAATTTCTTCAGGATAAGGCGTGGCTGTTTCATGTTGGAGATAGTCGTATCTATCGTTTGCGAGGAGGAGAGTTGTCTTGTTTAACAGAAGACCATTCCCTAGCAAATCAGTTGAAAAATCGTTATAGACTTTCTAAACAATCGGATAAGGTGTATCCTTATCGTCATATTCTGACTAATGTTTTAGGAAGTCGTCCCTATGTTAGTCCCGATATTCGGGATATTTCTTATGAGAAAGAAGACTTATTTGTTTTTTGTTCTGACGGCTTGACAAACATGGTTTCCGATGTTGATATTCGGGATATTTTACTTCAACCTACAACTTTAGAAGAAAGTGGAAATATTTTGATTTCTCTAGCCAATAGTCGTGGGGGGTCTGATAACGTTACCGTGGTATTAGTCCGAATACAATAG
- a CDS encoding cysteine desulfurase family protein, which yields MIYLDNNAMASLEPGLLQFLQKLFFEGVYANPSSVHSSGKKSRKIIHETSALIQKQLSFSGQVIYTASATESLNLAIANLPKGSHVITCSSEHPAVIEPLKHANLSVSYLDPSPGSCTISPEQIRTAITPSTSAIVLGWVNSEIGAKIDIAAVANIAKEHGLQFIVDATAIVGREKITIPQGVTMVAFSGHKFHALSGIGALLVAPGVKLSPLLFGGGQQGGVRSGTENLWGIASLFYIFSILEKRQEEIATVILDYRDYFERCVKEQIPDCCVHCENQPRINNVSAIAFPPLEGEVMQIALDVEGVACGYGSACSSGATTAFKSLVAMDVEQNLAMATLRFSFSYLLTKEEIDLAIEKIVKVVTHLKSTW from the coding sequence ATGATCTATTTGGATAATAATGCCATGGCTTCTCTAGAGCCAGGTCTTTTACAATTTTTACAAAAACTATTTTTTGAGGGAGTATATGCTAATCCTTCAAGTGTGCATAGCTCTGGGAAAAAATCCCGAAAGATAATTCACGAAACTTCAGCATTAATTCAAAAGCAGCTTTCTTTCTCTGGGCAGGTCATTTATACCGCAAGCGCAACAGAAAGCTTAAATCTTGCTATTGCAAATCTTCCTAAGGGTAGCCACGTTATTACCTGTAGTAGCGAACACCCCGCGGTAATAGAGCCTTTAAAACATGCAAACCTTTCAGTTTCCTATTTAGACCCTAGCCCTGGAAGTTGCACAATTTCACCCGAGCAGATAAGAACAGCTATAACACCATCGACCTCTGCAATTGTTCTGGGTTGGGTGAACAGTGAAATAGGAGCAAAGATTGATATAGCTGCAGTAGCAAATATTGCTAAAGAGCACGGTTTGCAGTTTATTGTAGATGCTACAGCAATTGTCGGAAGAGAGAAGATCACTATTCCTCAAGGCGTCACTATGGTTGCTTTTAGTGGTCATAAATTTCACGCTCTTTCAGGAATAGGAGCTCTTCTTGTCGCCCCTGGAGTAAAACTTTCTCCCTTACTTTTTGGCGGGGGGCAGCAAGGGGGAGTTCGTTCAGGAACTGAGAACCTTTGGGGAATCGCTTCGTTATTCTATATCTTCTCTATTTTAGAGAAGAGACAAGAGGAAATCGCTACTGTTATCTTAGATTACCGAGATTATTTTGAAAGGTGTGTGAAAGAACAGATTCCCGACTGTTGTGTTCATTGTGAAAATCAACCCAGAATTAATAATGTTTCTGCCATAGCCTTTCCCCCTTTAGAAGGGGAAGTCATGCAAATAGCCCTAGATGTTGAGGGCGTTGCTTGTGGTTATGGCTCGGCATGTTCTTCAGGAGCGACTACAGCATTTAAATCTCTAGTTGCTATGGATGTAGAGCAAAATCTTGCTATGGCTACCTTAAGATTTTCTTTTAGCTATTTGCTAACTAAAGAAGAAATCGATTTGGCAATAGAGAAAATCGTTAAGGTAGTTACCCATTTAAAAAGTACTTGGTAG
- a CDS encoding hemolysin family protein: protein MTDSPFFWLGINILCIILQGFYSMMEMACVSFNRVRLQYYLTKDHKKARYINFLVRRPYRLFGTVMLGVNIALQVGSESARNCYKVLGFSPDYAPFTQIFLVVIFAELFPLTISRKIPEKLALWGAPILYYSHYIFYPFIQFIGSLTEGLYYLLKIKKEKLNSTLSRDEFQKALETHHEEQDFNVIATNIFSLSATSAEQVCQHLDQVTMLPSTANVKDLCRTIKNTDMEFIPVYHKVRKNVIGIALPKDFVHKNPKDSLIHHLHSPWFITAKSKLIRILKEFRDNRSSVAVVLNSSGEPMGILSLNAIFKILFNTSNIAQLKPKTVSLIERTFPGNTPLKDIQKELGIELTHYGVETLAQLVLQLLDTPAEIGTSVITDNLLLEVKEISLYGIKSVSIKNLLS from the coding sequence ATGACTGATTCTCCTTTTTTTTGGCTTGGGATCAATATTTTGTGTATTATCCTTCAAGGATTTTACTCTATGATGGAAATGGCTTGCGTTTCCTTTAACCGTGTACGCCTACAATACTACCTGACTAAAGACCACAAGAAAGCTCGCTATATCAACTTTCTTGTTCGTCGTCCCTATCGCTTATTTGGAACTGTGATGCTTGGAGTAAATATTGCCCTTCAAGTAGGCTCTGAATCAGCAAGAAACTGTTATAAAGTTTTAGGATTTTCTCCTGACTATGCTCCTTTCACTCAAATTTTTCTTGTAGTGATTTTTGCTGAACTTTTTCCTTTAACGATATCACGTAAAATTCCCGAGAAGCTAGCCCTTTGGGGAGCTCCTATTTTATACTACTCCCACTATATATTTTATCCTTTCATTCAGTTTATAGGCAGTCTAACAGAGGGCTTGTACTATTTATTAAAGATAAAGAAAGAGAAGTTGAACTCTACATTGAGTCGGGATGAATTTCAAAAAGCCCTGGAAACACATCACGAAGAGCAAGATTTTAATGTTATTGCTACGAATATCTTCTCATTAAGTGCGACATCTGCCGAGCAGGTATGTCAGCATCTTGATCAAGTAACAATGCTTCCCTCTACGGCAAACGTGAAAGATTTATGTCGCACTATAAAAAATACAGATATGGAGTTTATTCCTGTGTATCACAAAGTGCGCAAAAATGTGATAGGGATTGCTCTTCCTAAAGATTTTGTACATAAAAATCCTAAGGATTCTTTAATTCATCATCTTCATTCGCCATGGTTCATTACAGCAAAATCTAAGCTGATACGTATCCTAAAAGAATTTAGAGACAATCGTTCTAGCGTTGCTGTTGTTTTGAATTCTTCTGGGGAACCCATGGGCATTCTTAGCTTAAATGCGATTTTTAAAATCTTATTTAATACCTCGAATATCGCTCAGCTAAAGCCGAAAACAGTCTCTTTAATAGAAAGAACATTCCCCGGAAATACTCCTTTAAAAGACATACAAAAAGAACTCGGTATTGAGCTAACACATTACGGAGTAGAAACTTTAGCACAGCTAGTCTTACAGCTATTAGATACCCCAGCAGAGATTGGCACATCAGTAATTACCGATAATCTTCTCTTAGAAGTTAAGGAAATCTCCCTATACGGCATCAAAAGCGTATCTATTAAAAATCTACTTTCTTAA